A single genomic interval of Spinacia oleracea cultivar Varoflay chromosome 6, BTI_SOV_V1, whole genome shotgun sequence harbors:
- the LOC110802794 gene encoding putative FBD-associated F-box protein At5g38570, with protein MISYGDKEENLDGLFKRMKIYDNRNGRLSLKRMKSEDGSVDRLRYKRTKIYHNRIKDDEPVDRLSSLPDDILLEILNLLPVCSAAATECLSKRWRGIWTQIIDLDFNDCFQRNDQGFYNKVGEVLQRFTSPFIRSFNLPLYWPYPCSKFAFDLPHLKKLTVDLHHHDFTTLENLISCCPSLEELSFDVKLMTTEGYGNGNGKCKYMIIGPKLKRLNMLIQAYCGIEVVRIFAPNLKYLCVDTRRPFRVQFETNPVKIDEARISTEWQFPINGIYNVRHLTLDIAGLIDQPLRLRTLPNLTHLNLKISPSTNLNLLNEMMGFLEKCIVLKDLTLDLKFNDDVLFSGININYLVRSLWPKVEYPIYGCILNNSVERIKIEILNFENGLYMYLVNMVEFLLSSCHVFELVIVKSTCPGISECGDFERLFCKELYEIASKLTTTSVIQYHGRFEQVFVRGSGSRVITGPDDCILGFQQMKL; from the coding sequence ATGATTAGTTACGGTGACAAAGAGGAAAATTTGGATGGTTTGTTTAAGAGGATGAAAATATATGATAATCGCAATGGTCGATTGAGCCTGAAGAGGATGAAAAGTGAAGACGGATCAGTGGATCGATTAAGGTATAAGAGGACGAAAATATACCACAATCGCATCAAAGACGACGAACCAGTGGATCGATTAAGTTCATTGCCTGATGATATCCTCCTCGAGATTCTTAATCTCCTTCCAGTCTGTTCCGCCGCCGCCACCGAGTGTTTGTCGAAGCGGTGGCGCGGAATCTGGACTCAAATCATAGACCTCGACTTTAACGACTGTTTTCAACGAAACGATCAAGGGTTTTACAATAAGGTTGGCGAAGTCCTCCAACGATTCACCTCGCCGTTTATCCGTTCATTCAACCTTCCCCTTTATTGGCCTTACCCTTGCAGCAAGTTTGCATTTGATCTTCCTCATCTGAAGAAGCTTACAGTGGATCTTCATCATCATGATTTTACAACCTTAGAAAATCTAATCTCTTGTTGTCCTTCTCTCGAGGAATTGTCGTTTGATGTTAAATTGATGACTACCGAAGGttatggtaatggtaatggtaaatGTAAATATATGATTATCGGTCCTAAGTTAAAGCGGCTAAATATGTTGATACAGGCTTATTGTGGGATTGAGGTTGTTAGGATTTTCGCCCCTAATTTGAAATACTTGTGTGTTGATACTCGTCGTCCATTTAGGGTTCAGTTTGAAACCAACCCAGTTAAGATTGACGAAGCAAGGATTTCAACCGAGTGGCAATTTCCTATAAACGGGATTTATAATGTTCGACATCTAACACTTGATATTGCGGGATTGATTGACCAGCCTTTGAGACTGAGAACACTCCCGAACCTCACGCATTTGAATCTGAAGATTTCTCCTTCCACAAACTTAAACTTGTTGAATGAGATGATGGGTTTCCTCGAAAAGTGTATCGTGTTGAAGGACCTAACTCTCGACCTCAAGTTTAATGATGATGTTCTTTTCTCaggaattaatattaattatttagtaCGGTCGTTATGGCCGAAAGTCGAGTATCCAATTTATGGGTGCATCCTAAACAACAGTGTGGAGAGGATAAAGATAGAGATATTAAACTTTGAGAATGGACTTTACATGTATTTGGTGAACATGGTGGAATTCTTGCTAAGCAGTTGTCATGTTTTTGAACTGGTTATTGTCAAATCTACTTGCCCAGGTATTTCTGAATGTGGCGACTTTGAAAGGCTATTCTGCAAGGAATTGTACGAGATTGCAAGCAAATTGACAACAACAAGTGTAATTCAATATCATGGAAGGTTTGAACAAGTATTTGTTAGGGGAAGTGGGAGCAGAGTTATTACAGGACCTGATGATTGCATCCTCGGTTTCCAACAAATGAAGTTGTAG
- the LOC130463529 gene encoding probable lactoylglutathione lyase, chloroplastic, translating to MASDYAQPRKVHRSRHFPVVVGTFLIKVWCGGYFSSCRRHWSVFGSAPSPSLFNSVFLLLVVIFRSVLLLLPHLVGIKESTQPSPDRNTLEAGTVGNIAQARPSVTEESVVQWAKNDKRRLLHVVYSVGDLDKIIKFCTECLGMKVLRKRDIPEERYSTAFLGFGPEESHFTVELSHNYGVGKYDIGTCFGHFGVAVEDVAKTVSLVKAKGGKVTREPGPVNGESSVIAFIEDLDGYKFQLLEKAPTLEPLCKIMLRVGYENFSNIISKYLCLQFMIICSRSVCPGLCGYLQFSNVLVLIFFPLINTVPQT from the exons ATGGCATCTGATTATGCTCAACCTCGAAAAGTTCATCGCTCTCGCCATTTTCCAG TTGTAGTTGGTACGTTCCTTATTAAAGTTTGGTGTGGTGGGTACTTCTCGTCTTGCAGAAGA CATTGGAGTGTTTTTGGTTCTGCTCCTTCTCCTAGTTTGTTCAATTCTGTTTTCCTCTTATTGGTAGTCATTTTTCGTTCTGTTTTGCTCTTACTG CCGCATTTAGTTGGTATAAAGGAATCTACACAGCCAAGCCCAGACAGGAATACACTGGAGGCTGGTACAGTTGGCAATATAGCTCAAGCAAGGCCTTCTGTTACGGAGGAAAGTGTTGTACAGTGGGCTAAAAATGACAAGAGAAGACTACTTCATGTTGTTTATAGCGTTGGAGATTTAGATAAGATTATAAA ATTCTGTACGGAGTGCCTTGGCATGAAGGTATTGCGGAAAAGAGACATCCCAGAGGAAAGATATTCAACTGCCTTTCTTGGTTTTGGACCCGAAGAGTCACATTTTACGGTTGAACTTTCACACA ACTATGGAGTTGGCAAATATGATATTGGGACTTGTTTTGGTCACTTTGGTGTTGCAGTTGAGGAT GTTGCTAAAACAGTAAGCCTTGTAAAGGCAAAGGGTGGAAAGGTGACACGAGAACCTGGTCCAGTCAATGGTGAAAGTTCTGTTATTGCTTTTATAGAAGATCTTGATGGTTATAAGTTTCAGCTGTTGGAAAAGGCACCAACATTGGAACCCCTTTGCAAGATAATGCTTAGAGTTGGATATGAAAATTTTAGTAATATCATATCCAAATATTTGTGTCTGCAATTTATGATTATTTGTAGCCGATCTGTTTGTCCTGGATTGTGTGGTTATTTACAGTTTTCCAATGTCTTggttctaattttttttcctctGATTAACACAGTCCCACAAACATAG
- the LOC110802792 gene encoding LRR receptor-like serine/threonine-protein kinase EFR yields MACLYFHWIIITTIMLYTFQVSKAGNNETERLALLAIKANITDDPLGVMSSWNDTLHFCKWYGVTCARKYDRVSILDLHSSKLTGILSPHIGNLSFLTDLHLENNSFGGTIPHEISRLHRLRTLWLFNNSVQGEILSNISSCYSLIEINLVHNNLLGEIPPSIGSLSQLQLLSLSHNNLTGNIPASLGNLSSLSKFTISSNNFFGMISYSLGKLKRMNYLSLEDNNFYGEVPPSIFNLTLLTTLSLAQNHLEGNLPADLGNTLPHLQWLALGMNQFTGHIPSSIVNASNLNLLQLNENKLQGHVPSLHKLMSLSSLAIFDNSLGYGQPGDLSFVSKFLSQ; encoded by the coding sequence ATGGCGTGCTTGTATTTCCACTGGATCATCATCACTACGATTATGTTGTACACTTTTCAGGTCTCAAAAGCTGGGAACAACGAAACCGAGAGGCTAGCATTGCTTGCAATCAAAGCCAACATCACAGATGATCCTTTGGGTGTTATGAGTTCATGGAACGACACCCTGCACTTTTGCAAGTGGTATGGTGTTACTTGTGCCCGTAAATACGATCGCGTCTCGATACTTGACCTGCATTCCTCCAAGCTCACAGGTATACTCTCACCCCATATTGGAAACTTAAGCTTCCTCACGGACCTGCATCTTGAAAACAACAGTTTCGGTGGTACAATCCCACATGAAATTAGTCGTTTGCACAGATTGCGAACACTCTGGTTGTTTAACAACTCTGTTCAAGGGGAAATTCTATCGAATATATCGAGTTGTTATAGTCTTATTGAAATAAATCTAGTACATAACAATTTGTTAGGAGAAATTCCACCCTCAATTGGTTCTCTGTCACAATTGCAACTTCTTTCTTTGTCGCATAACAACTTGACAGGAAACATTCCTGCATCACTTGGAAATTTATCATCCCTCTCCAAATTCACCATCAGCAGTAATAACTTTTTCGGTATGATCTCATATAGCTTAGGAAAACTAAAGAGAATGAACTATTTGTCTCTTGAAGATAATAATTTTTATGGGGAAGTCCCACCTTCAATCTTTAACCTCACGTTGCTGACAACATTATCTTTAGCACAGAATCACTTAGAAGGAAACCTTCCTGCAGATTTAGGCAATACTCTTCCGCATCTTCAGTGGTTAGCTTTAGGTATGAATCAATTTACTGGACATATTCCATCTTCAATAGTCAATGCCTCTAATCTAAACCTTCTGCAGTTGAATGAGAACAAGCTCCAAGGACATGTTCCTTCTTTGCACAAGTTGATGAGTCTTTCTAGCCTTGCAATTTTCGATAACTCCCTTGGGTATGGCCAACCAGGAGATTTGAGCTTTGTTTCTAAATTCCTTAGTCAATAA
- the LOC110802795 gene encoding protein FAR1-RELATED SEQUENCE 5-like, translated as MYGEAGSLLKYFHLQTVENPSFQYSIQLDCEEQITNIFWADAKMLIDYALFGDVVAFDTTFGTNKEHRPLGVFVGFNHFRETMVFGAALLYDETIESFKWLFETFLATHCNKEPKTIFTDQDIAMGKAIVEVMPNVWHGLCTWHITENATKHLLCDGLEVLREFKACMYEYKEEAKFEEAFSALRGKVTKGTWLDSIYAVKEKWAECYMTNVFSLGMRSTQLSESFNKDLKDYLKCTMDIMRFFKQFERVLGLKRQNETNNEFDSKEKLPRIKMRRTPLLRQVGQIYTSNIFEAFQDEYEWSTAAIIKPPVEGQLTNEYRVVISNPENDNSIDKEYQVFGDPLIETVSCSCKMFERLRLLCAHALKVLDTMNIKLIPMKYILKRWTREAKAETVQDTSGRTILEDPRLDATRRYKALCQKFVKVASSASNFVESSSLLEKGLNNLSVEVDKLLLNLIRERDEGPLSSEGTASEQQGATQPYVPNNVTLKPKEGKKGGKRRKSWTENFHDKYSQGSADQRKSRKKKMPNHSNTENIQPQQGEDQRVVPQHILALGNNYQNLQVPNNNFTQLLLGEYNRSQDRSYFDSWTGISFPSQDVNVQHFTQELHSRTNLSDMSNVNWQGM; from the exons ATGTATGGGGAAGCAGGCAGCTTGTTAAAGTATTTTCACTTGCAAACTGTAGAGAACCCTTCATTCCAATATTCCATTCAATTGGATTGTGAAGAACAAATAACTAACATATTCTGGGCTGATGCTAAGATGCTTATTGATTATGCTTTATTTGGTGATGTTGTTGCATTTGACACTACATTTGGTACTAATAAAGAACATAGACCACTTGGCGTATTTGTTGggtttaaccattttagggagaCAATGGTTTTTGGCGCGGCTCTTTTATATGATGAAACAATAGAATCTTTTAAATGGTTGTTTGAAACGTTTCTAGCAACACACTGTAATAAGGAGCCAAAAACTATTTTCACTGACCAAGATATTGCTATGGGTAAGGCTATTGTAGAGGTGATGCCAAATGTGTGGCATGGACTATGTACTTGGCACATAACAGAAAATGCAACCAAGCACTTGCTATGTGATGGGTTAGAAGTTCTTCGAGAATTCAAAGCTTGTATGTATGAGTATAAAGAAGAGGCAAAGTTTGAAGAGGCATTCAGTGCATTGCGTGGAAAAGTCACAAAAGGTACATGGTTAGATAGTATTTATGCAGTAAAAGAAAAATGGGCAGAGTGTTATATGACAAATGTGTTTTCTTTGGGGATGCGTAGCACTCAGTTAAGTGAAAGTTTCAATAAAGATTTAAAAGATTATCTAAAATGCACTATGGATATAATGCGATTTTTTAAACAATTTGAGAGAGTCTTGGGGCTAAAGCGCCAAAATGAGACAAACAATGAGTTTGATTCTAAGGAGAAATTGCCAAGAATTAAGATGAGAAGAACACCTTTACTTAGGCAGGTTGGGCAAATATATACTTCTAATATATTCGAAGCATTTCAAGACGAGTATGAGTGGTCAACAGCAGCTATTATTAAGCCGCCTGTTGAAGGTCAACTTACAAATGAGTACAGAGTCGTAATTTCAAACCCTGAGAATGATAACTCTATTGATAAAGAGTACCAAGTGTTTGGTGATCCTTTGATCGAAACAGTTTCATGTAGTTGCAAGATGTTTGAAAGATTGAGGTTATTATGTGCTCATGCTTTGAAGGTTCTTGATACCATGAACATTAAATTGATTCCtatgaaatatattttgaaGCGTTGGACTAGAGAAGCAAAAGCTGAAACTGTGCAAGATACCTCAGGGAGAACTATTCTTGAGGACCCTCGGTTGGATGCTACTCGTAGATACAAAGCTTTATGTCAAAAATTTGTGAAAGTAGCTTCTAGTGCATCTAATTTTGTAGAATCGTCGTCACTGCTAGAGAAAGGGTTGAATAATTTGAGTGTTGAGGTTGACAAGTTGTTGTTGAACCTTATAAGAGAAAGGGATGAAGGTCCCTTATCGTCTGAGGGGACTGCAAGTGAACAGCAAGGAGCAACACAACCATATGTTCCTAACAATGTTACTTTGAAGCCAAAAGAGGGGAAGAAAGGGGGAAAGCGAAGGAAAAGTTGGACAGAAAATTTTCATGATAAATATAGTCAAGGATCAGCAGATCAGAGAAAAAGTAGAAAGAAGAAGATGCCAAATCACTCGAACACAGAAAATATACAGCCACAG CAAGGAGAAGATCAAAGGGTTGTACCACAACATATTTTAGCACTTGGGAATAACTATCAAAATCTGCAAGTCCCTAACAATAATTTTACACAACTACTCTTG GGCGAGTATAATAGAAGTCAAGATCGGTCTTATTTTGATTCGTGGACAGGAATTTCATTTCCAAGTCAG GATGTGAATGTGCAACATTTTACTCAAGAGCTTCACTCCAGGACAAATTTAAGTGATATGTCAAATGTAAATTGGCAAG GTATGTGA